Proteins co-encoded in one Granulicella cerasi genomic window:
- the gatA gene encoding Asp-tRNA(Asn)/Glu-tRNA(Gln) amidotransferase subunit GatA, with amino-acid sequence MNGPHNELETLSLGVARERVVAGTVSASALAEQHYERIAALDVRENDGINSYLALTKERALAQAEKIDAAAKAGNPLGPLAGVPIGIKDVLTMIGAPSTAGSKILKGYHPPYDATTVQKLEAAGAVLLGKLNCDEFAMGSSNENSAYGPVKNPKALDRVPGGSSGGSAAAVAAGLCVASLGTDTGGSIRQPAAFCDVVGVLPTYGRVSRFGLIAFASSLDRVGPFTRSVADAATMLGVLAGQDARDATSSEQPVADYVAELAKPVAGLKIGVPEEYFGEGLDPEIRASIEKSLDDLRAAGCTIEKVSLPHTKYAVPTYYVIATAEASSNLSRFDGVRFGHRTTDGNTLSAMYQHSRDEGFGAEVKRRIVLGTYALSSGYYDAYYRKAQQVRMLLAKDFLAAFAKVDAIVCPVTPTPPFRLGEKTDDPLKMYLEDIYSVAASLAGICGMSVPAGYTSAGLPIGVQVLAKPFNEATMLRVGSAMEAARKA; translated from the coding sequence ATGAACGGACCGCATAACGAACTGGAAACTCTTTCGCTCGGCGTTGCACGCGAGCGTGTTGTTGCTGGCACCGTGTCAGCAAGCGCACTGGCGGAGCAGCATTATGAGCGCATCGCCGCGCTGGACGTGCGCGAGAACGATGGCATCAACAGCTACCTGGCGCTGACGAAGGAGCGCGCGCTCGCGCAGGCGGAGAAGATCGACGCTGCGGCCAAGGCGGGCAATCCGCTCGGCCCGCTGGCGGGTGTGCCGATCGGCATCAAGGACGTGCTGACGATGATCGGCGCGCCTTCGACCGCTGGCTCGAAGATTTTGAAGGGCTACCACCCGCCCTACGATGCGACGACGGTGCAGAAGCTGGAAGCTGCGGGCGCTGTGCTGCTCGGCAAGCTCAACTGCGACGAGTTCGCGATGGGCTCGTCGAACGAGAACTCCGCGTACGGCCCGGTGAAGAACCCGAAGGCGCTCGACCGCGTGCCTGGTGGGTCGTCGGGTGGCTCGGCTGCGGCTGTGGCTGCGGGGCTTTGCGTGGCTTCGTTGGGTACCGACACCGGCGGCTCGATCCGTCAGCCTGCGGCGTTCTGCGATGTCGTGGGCGTGCTGCCGACGTACGGTCGCGTGTCGCGCTTCGGCTTGATCGCGTTTGCGTCTTCGCTGGATCGTGTGGGTCCGTTCACGCGTTCGGTCGCCGATGCGGCGACGATGCTCGGCGTGCTTGCCGGGCAGGATGCCAGGGACGCGACGAGCTCTGAGCAGCCGGTGGCGGATTACGTCGCAGAGCTTGCGAAGCCTGTTGCAGGGCTGAAGATCGGCGTACCGGAAGAGTACTTCGGCGAAGGTCTTGACCCTGAGATTCGCGCCTCGATCGAGAAGTCGCTTGATGATCTACGCGCTGCCGGATGCACGATTGAGAAGGTCTCGCTGCCGCACACGAAGTACGCGGTGCCGACCTACTACGTGATTGCGACCGCCGAGGCGAGCTCGAATCTTTCGCGCTTCGATGGCGTGCGTTTCGGCCATCGTACGACGGATGGCAATACGCTTTCGGCGATGTATCAGCACTCGCGTGATGAGGGCTTCGGCGCTGAGGTGAAGCGTCGCATCGTGCTGGGCACATATGCGCTCTCGTCGGGCTATTACGACGCGTACTATCGCAAGGCGCAGCAGGTTCGTATGCTGCTCGCGAAGGACTTCCTCGCTGCGTTTGCGAAGGTCGATGCGATCGTGTGCCCTGTGACGCCGACGCCGCCGTTCAGGCTCGGCGAGAAGACCGATGATCCGCTGAAGATGTACCTCGAGGACATTTACTCGGTGGCCGCGTCGCTGGCGGGCATCTGCGGCATGAGCGTGCCTGCGGGCTACACGTCGGCGGGTTTACCGATCGGCGTACAGGTGCTGGCGAAGCCCTTCAATGAAGCGACGATGCTGCGTGTGGGCTCGGCGATGGAAGCGGCACGCAAAGCGTAA
- a CDS encoding FmdE family protein, translated as MNVALTAASLDELLLEAERAHGHLCAGQVLGVRMAMLALRELGVGDPRQRHLADGGLNPDRKRLVVFVEIDRCATDAIGVVTAARVGKRALKLRDWGKMAATFVDLNASLGSDEYKGLRVVAKESSKARAKELYPSLEKNVQQMTAYREMPDDELFATEWVRVPLPPSEFPGYKGERVLCPQCGEGVNFDRFIERDGVRLCFSCADTSLRYYQPL; from the coding sequence ATGAACGTTGCCTTGACCGCCGCCTCTCTCGATGAACTCCTGCTCGAAGCCGAACGCGCGCACGGCCACCTGTGCGCGGGCCAGGTGCTCGGCGTGCGCATGGCGATGCTCGCGCTGCGTGAACTTGGCGTCGGCGATCCTCGTCAGCGTCATCTCGCCGATGGCGGGCTGAACCCTGATCGCAAACGCCTCGTGGTCTTCGTCGAGATCGATCGCTGCGCTACAGACGCGATCGGCGTCGTCACCGCGGCGCGCGTTGGCAAGCGCGCCTTGAAGCTGCGCGACTGGGGCAAGATGGCAGCGACGTTCGTCGACCTCAACGCCTCGCTAGGCAGCGACGAATACAAAGGCCTGCGTGTTGTCGCCAAAGAAAGCTCGAAGGCGCGCGCCAAAGAGCTTTACCCCTCGCTTGAGAAAAACGTGCAGCAGATGACGGCTTACCGTGAGATGCCCGATGACGAACTCTTTGCCACCGAGTGGGTGCGTGTGCCGCTACCGCCGAGCGAGTTCCCAGGCTACAAAGGCGAGCGCGTCCTCTGCCCACAATGCGGTGAAGGCGTAAACTTCGATCGCTTCATCGAGCGCGATGGCGTGCGACTTTGCTTCTCCTGCGCCGACACATCGTTGCGTTATTATCAGCCTCTCTAA
- a CDS encoding glycosyltransferase family 9 protein yields MKRGSRMNRVLDFWVGTPVLNLLATFRRRRKPPTQILRLGVMCSPALGDTLLFSAALQDLRAAYPQAHITHICMKQNLAAAEIIPGADERLLISLTDPKGTIPKLRAQRFDALVDFSSWQRLTAFYSLMSGAKYIAGFATKGMRRSRGYDRTAEHRNDRHEIKNFRALVEGCGLVSAPFHHHEPALLLDESGPMPFAEEPDLIAFHLWASGQNSHLREWDDANWIALAKAIARPETLFLITGGPGDRERSEPFVAAMNAAGIRTQSFVSPDGFRTLTRVLKRCRAVVSVNTGVMHLAAVAGAPTVSLNGPTAEHRWGARGPRVANVQPADGSGGYLHLGFEFGENPAHVMPQILVSQAIDAVRQVEAVR; encoded by the coding sequence ATGAAGCGTGGCAGTCGCATGAACCGTGTGCTCGACTTTTGGGTCGGCACACCGGTGCTCAACCTACTCGCGACCTTTCGTCGCCGCCGCAAGCCTCCGACGCAAATCCTGCGTCTGGGCGTGATGTGCTCGCCTGCACTCGGTGACACGCTGTTGTTTTCCGCGGCACTCCAGGACCTTCGCGCGGCGTATCCGCAGGCGCACATCACCCACATCTGCATGAAGCAGAATCTTGCCGCGGCGGAGATCATCCCCGGTGCGGACGAGCGTTTGCTGATCAGCCTGACGGACCCGAAGGGCACGATCCCGAAGCTGCGAGCGCAGCGCTTCGATGCGCTGGTGGATTTCTCGAGCTGGCAGCGGCTGACGGCGTTTTATTCGCTGATGTCGGGCGCGAAGTACATTGCGGGCTTTGCCACGAAGGGGATGCGCCGCAGCCGCGGATATGACCGCACGGCAGAGCATCGCAATGATCGTCACGAGATCAAGAACTTTCGTGCGCTGGTCGAAGGTTGCGGGCTGGTCTCTGCGCCGTTCCATCACCATGAACCCGCGTTGTTGCTGGACGAGAGCGGCCCCATGCCGTTCGCCGAGGAGCCGGATCTGATTGCGTTCCACCTCTGGGCTTCCGGGCAGAACTCGCACCTGCGCGAGTGGGATGACGCAAATTGGATCGCGCTGGCGAAGGCGATTGCGCGCCCGGAGACTCTCTTCCTCATCACCGGCGGCCCAGGCGATCGCGAGCGCTCCGAGCCTTTTGTCGCGGCGATGAACGCGGCGGGAATCCGCACGCAGAGCTTCGTGAGCCCCGATGGGTTTCGTACGTTGACGCGCGTGCTGAAGCGTTGCCGCGCCGTGGTGAGCGTGAACACCGGCGTGATGCATCTGGCCGCCGTCGCGGGTGCGCCGACGGTCTCGCTGAACGGCCCCACCGCGGAGCATCGCTGGGGCGCGCGTGGGCCGCGCGTGGCGAATGTACAGCCTGCCGACGGTAGCGGCGGCTACCTGCATCTTGGCTTCGAGTTTGGTGAGAACCCCGCGCACGTGATGCCGCAGATCCTGGTGTCGCAGGCGATCGACGCCGTGCGTCAAGTGGAAGCGGTGCGCTAA
- a CDS encoding DciA family protein, whose protein sequence is MQRMRDVLKSSLGRSLSELGDEDRLAAAWQVVCGAALAAHGSVSHLDAEHVVHVTVDSEEWFSVFMDRRSSIVSELARVAKVRLDGIHFAKARMAR, encoded by the coding sequence ATGCAGCGAATGCGCGATGTGCTGAAGAGCTCGCTGGGACGCAGTCTGTCCGAGTTGGGGGACGAAGACCGCCTCGCCGCAGCGTGGCAGGTTGTGTGCGGGGCTGCGCTGGCCGCGCACGGCAGCGTCTCGCACCTCGACGCGGAGCACGTGGTGCACGTCACGGTGGACTCCGAGGAGTGGTTCAGTGTCTTCATGGACCGGCGATCCTCGATCGTGAGCGAACTGGCGCGCGTCGCGAAGGTGCGGCTTGACGGGATACACTTTGCAAAGGCCCGCATGGCTCGCTGA
- a CDS encoding TonB-dependent receptor, with product MKFRVATMTLLAATGLRAQTTQPVVQQTVTVTATDRGLANVSDEASSVAVLTPSQLQQAPGLTLDDALHAVAGFQLFRRTSSWTANPTSAGVSLRGLGSTAASRTLVVSDQVPLTDPFGGWVHWNEVPALAVREVDVVRGASSTLYGSSAIAGAIDVVPRVAAPGLVMEMNAGGAQQSTGLGDLLLSGGSQTLSALGALSVLSTGGYVPTAPWLRGRIDSQSNVVSEAARTELRSAALTHTSLFLRGNMLNEARGNGTPAQTNGTRLWRYAAGGDWQQAQSTAALRLYGSREAYRQSFSSIASDRNSEALTKLQRVPLNELGLVAQASHAFAQSLFASLGFDVRDVRATDAETPVSVGVQGMTTAISARQRVMGGYADGIWQPKQWSVSASVRVDSFRTFNARSVTGVSAATALSQISELVASPRLGVVRKWGKNFSLSAAAFRAFRGPTFNELYRTGQVGQQLTLANNSLLAERATGIEAGGEYAHARYGRVRSTFFWTEVNRPVFAVLLSQTTTSQTLQRQNLGQIRSRGLMLEAQSATKHGVDASVSYQFAAATVTAFRTDSTAQPNLLGKWIPEVARNAFVGTVNARNAKLANLHVTASYQGKQFDDALNTLVLHPYARVDAEADRSLWRGLSMYAGAQNLLDRTIEAGRTPTLTLASPRLVRAGMRYTFSR from the coding sequence ATGAAGTTCCGCGTTGCCACGATGACTTTGCTCGCAGCTACAGGCCTTCGCGCGCAGACAACGCAGCCCGTCGTACAGCAAACGGTGACAGTGACCGCAACGGATCGTGGACTTGCGAATGTATCGGACGAAGCCAGCAGCGTGGCGGTGCTGACGCCATCGCAGTTGCAGCAGGCGCCGGGCCTGACGCTCGATGATGCGCTGCATGCGGTCGCGGGCTTTCAGCTTTTTCGTCGCACGAGTTCGTGGACAGCGAACCCTACTTCCGCCGGCGTGAGTCTGCGCGGGCTTGGCTCTACAGCAGCGAGTCGCACGCTGGTGGTGAGCGATCAGGTGCCGCTGACGGATCCGTTCGGTGGGTGGGTGCATTGGAATGAAGTGCCTGCACTCGCGGTGCGAGAGGTGGACGTCGTGCGTGGCGCGAGCAGCACGCTCTATGGCTCGTCGGCGATTGCAGGGGCGATTGATGTCGTTCCACGCGTGGCTGCGCCTGGGCTCGTCATGGAGATGAACGCTGGCGGCGCGCAGCAGTCAACGGGTCTTGGAGACTTGCTGTTGAGCGGCGGATCGCAAACACTGTCGGCACTTGGTGCGCTGAGTGTGTTGTCGACCGGCGGCTATGTGCCGACGGCCCCGTGGCTGCGTGGTCGCATCGATTCGCAATCGAACGTAGTGAGTGAAGCTGCGCGCACGGAACTGCGATCCGCCGCGCTCACGCACACGAGCCTCTTCCTGCGTGGCAACATGCTGAACGAAGCGCGCGGTAACGGCACGCCTGCGCAAACGAACGGCACGCGCTTGTGGCGCTATGCCGCAGGTGGTGATTGGCAGCAGGCGCAATCGACCGCGGCGTTGCGTCTCTATGGTTCGCGCGAGGCGTATCGGCAGAGCTTTTCGAGCATCGCGAGCGATCGCAATTCAGAAGCGCTCACCAAGCTGCAGCGTGTGCCGCTGAATGAATTGGGCCTTGTGGCGCAGGCGTCTCACGCGTTTGCGCAGAGCCTGTTTGCGTCGCTGGGGTTTGATGTTCGCGACGTACGCGCGACGGATGCGGAGACGCCTGTATCGGTTGGCGTGCAAGGTATGACGACCGCGATCAGCGCACGGCAGCGCGTGATGGGCGGGTACGCTGATGGCATCTGGCAGCCGAAGCAGTGGTCGGTGTCCGCATCGGTGCGCGTGGACAGCTTTCGCACCTTCAACGCGCGCAGCGTGACGGGTGTGAGCGCGGCGACAGCTTTGTCGCAGATCAGCGAGTTGGTGGCGAGTCCTCGACTGGGTGTGGTGCGCAAGTGGGGCAAGAACTTTTCGCTCAGCGCAGCGGCGTTCCGCGCGTTTCGTGGGCCGACTTTCAACGAGCTTTATCGCACCGGACAGGTGGGGCAGCAATTGACGCTGGCCAACAATAGCTTGCTCGCAGAGCGCGCAACAGGGATTGAAGCAGGCGGTGAGTACGCGCATGCCCGCTACGGCCGTGTGCGTTCGACGTTCTTCTGGACCGAAGTGAATCGGCCTGTCTTCGCGGTGTTGCTTTCGCAGACCACCACCTCGCAGACGCTGCAACGACAGAACCTCGGGCAGATTCGCTCGCGCGGACTGATGCTCGAAGCGCAGAGCGCGACGAAGCATGGTGTCGATGCGAGTGTGAGCTATCAATTCGCTGCGGCGACAGTGACCGCGTTCCGCACAGACTCCACCGCGCAGCCGAACCTGTTGGGGAAGTGGATTCCCGAGGTCGCGCGCAACGCGTTTGTGGGTACGGTGAACGCGCGCAACGCGAAGCTGGCGAACCTGCATGTGACGGCGAGCTATCAAGGCAAGCAGTTCGATGATGCGTTGAACACGCTGGTGTTGCATCCGTATGCTCGCGTGGATGCAGAGGCTGATCGCTCTTTGTGGCGAGGCCTGTCGATGTATGCGGGGGCGCAGAATTTGCTCGATCGCACGATTGAAGCGGGGCGCACACCGACGTTGACTCTGGCTTCGCCGCGACTCGTGCGCGCGGGCATGCGTTACACGTTCTCGCGCTGA
- a CDS encoding methyltransferase domain-containing protein, with protein sequence MNSSAPPPLEAATPPALPGFEVRTYDLHEHLDGPCTYAEYRRAMLDMGKANKLTRAFKPFVALVAEVITRTGVGTRPLHVVDLGCGQGDLLRPLRRWAAPLSVPLRLTGIDLHPYAMRLAQELDEQAHVPQQTFHWLTADALTTTLDVDVITCSLMAHHLRDKDVVRLLQRCDEAREAWMISDLRRSERAAKIFVLLARVFRWHRFVLEDGDISFRRAFSLDEWRALVAQANVRAEVIDAGGGRVLVRSRRQRENV encoded by the coding sequence GTGAACTCCTCTGCGCCACCGCCGCTTGAAGCAGCAACGCCACCTGCGTTGCCCGGCTTCGAGGTGCGCACGTACGACCTGCACGAGCACCTCGACGGCCCATGCACCTATGCGGAGTATCGCCGCGCCATGCTCGACATGGGCAAAGCCAACAAGCTCACGCGCGCGTTCAAGCCGTTCGTCGCGCTGGTGGCGGAGGTCATCACGCGCACCGGCGTTGGCACGCGACCGCTTCATGTCGTCGATCTTGGTTGCGGACAAGGCGACCTGCTGCGCCCGTTACGCCGATGGGCCGCGCCGCTCAGTGTGCCGCTACGACTTACAGGTATCGACCTGCATCCGTACGCGATGCGCCTTGCACAAGAACTCGATGAGCAGGCGCACGTACCGCAGCAGACATTTCACTGGCTTACTGCAGATGCGCTTACAACCACGCTTGATGTCGACGTCATCACCTGCTCGCTGATGGCGCATCATCTGCGCGATAAAGACGTCGTTCGCCTGCTGCAACGCTGCGATGAAGCGCGAGAAGCGTGGATGATCAGCGATCTTCGACGCTCCGAGCGCGCCGCGAAGATCTTCGTGCTGCTGGCACGCGTTTTTCGTTGGCATCGCTTCGTGCTTGAGGATGGGGATATCTCGTTTCGTCGCGCGTTCTCGCTCGACGAGTGGCGAGCACTTGTGGCGCAGGCCAACGTACGTGCAGAAGTGATCGATGCAGGCGGCGGCCGCGTGCTGGTCCGCAGCAGACGTCAGCGCGAGAACGTGTAA
- the gatC gene encoding Asp-tRNA(Asn)/Glu-tRNA(Gln) amidotransferase subunit GatC, producing MSETSNSAVSIDEVRHVAALANVELTAEELPRMARDLNAILGYIAELNELDTTGIAPMAQASEALGLTPAAHGETLRVDEVRPSVDRAAVMAEAPETDGRFFKVPKVIER from the coding sequence ATGAGTGAAACTTCAAACAGCGCTGTCTCGATCGACGAAGTGCGGCATGTGGCCGCGCTGGCGAATGTCGAGCTGACGGCGGAAGAGTTGCCGCGCATGGCGCGCGACCTCAACGCGATTCTTGGCTACATCGCCGAGTTGAACGAGTTGGACACCACGGGCATTGCGCCGATGGCGCAGGCCAGCGAAGCGCTGGGCCTGACGCCCGCCGCGCATGGTGAGACGCTGCGTGTGGATGAGGTTCGCCCGTCGGTGGACCGTGCCGCCGTGATGGCAGAGGCGCCGGAGACCGATGGCCGCTTCTTCAAAGTGCCGAAGGTCATTGAGAGATAA
- a CDS encoding alpha-amylase family glycosyl hydrolase — MADSNFKPTQWWQTGVVYQVYPRSFQDTDGDGVGDLRGIIARLDYFRSLGVDAIWISPFYPSPMADFGYDVADYTDVDPLFGTLADFDELLAEAHKRGLRVVLDFVPNHTSDLHAWFLESRSSRDSAKRDWYVWHDAPPAGDDWKPAAERLPNNWQSHFGGSAWAWDDRTEQFYLHSFLRQQPDLNWRNPAVRLAMYDAMKFWLDRGVDGFRMDVLWLLTKDEFFRNDQQNPQDPNSLLRTATANQPETHEIVAEMRKLLDSYGDALKPDEPNVRGVSNRVLIGEIYLPLPELVSYYGASSEDAKQDALPQLSGANLPFNFHLIQTRWEASAIADVINEYERVLPQGAWPNYVLGNHDQKRLATRIGKQQARAAAMLLLTLRGTPTLYYGDELGMEDVPITPAQVKDPAAKNDPAAGRDPERAPMLWVPAENAGFTFPDVKPWLPIEREYETKNAAVLSRDPKSIFTLYRTLLHYRRTYDTLHVGGLSDVRAEGSVLRYKRTTPVDGESTDFQVLLNLGSEIATVQCAKGKVLVTTLLDGAGAEVEGDVTLEAGEGLLIALED, encoded by the coding sequence ATGGCAGACTCGAACTTCAAGCCCACGCAATGGTGGCAGACCGGTGTGGTCTACCAGGTGTATCCGCGCTCGTTTCAAGATACCGACGGTGACGGCGTTGGCGACCTGCGCGGCATCATCGCGCGACTCGACTACTTCCGCTCGCTTGGCGTGGACGCGATCTGGATTTCGCCGTTCTATCCATCGCCGATGGCGGACTTCGGCTACGACGTTGCGGACTACACCGATGTGGATCCGCTCTTCGGCACGTTGGCGGATTTCGATGAGCTGTTAGCTGAAGCGCACAAGCGCGGTCTGCGCGTGGTGCTCGACTTTGTGCCGAACCATACTTCGGATCTTCATGCGTGGTTTCTGGAGTCGCGCTCGTCGCGAGACAGCGCGAAGCGCGATTGGTATGTGTGGCACGATGCTCCACCCGCGGGTGATGATTGGAAGCCCGCAGCAGAACGTTTGCCAAACAACTGGCAGTCGCACTTCGGCGGCTCGGCGTGGGCGTGGGATGATCGGACGGAGCAGTTTTATCTGCACTCGTTTCTGCGGCAGCAGCCGGACCTGAACTGGCGTAATCCTGCGGTGCGCCTAGCGATGTATGACGCGATGAAGTTCTGGCTGGATCGCGGCGTCGATGGCTTCCGCATGGACGTGTTGTGGCTGCTGACCAAGGATGAGTTCTTCCGAAACGATCAGCAGAACCCGCAGGACCCTAACTCGCTGCTGCGCACGGCTACGGCGAACCAGCCGGAGACGCATGAGATCGTCGCCGAGATGCGCAAACTGCTGGACAGCTATGGCGATGCGCTGAAGCCCGATGAGCCGAACGTGCGTGGTGTATCGAACCGTGTGTTGATCGGCGAAATCTATTTGCCGCTGCCTGAGTTGGTGAGTTATTACGGCGCGTCCTCTGAGGATGCGAAGCAAGACGCGCTGCCGCAGTTGAGCGGTGCGAATCTGCCGTTCAACTTTCATCTGATTCAAACGCGTTGGGAGGCTTCGGCGATCGCGGACGTGATCAACGAGTATGAGCGCGTGCTGCCGCAGGGCGCGTGGCCGAACTATGTGCTGGGCAATCATGATCAGAAGCGCCTGGCCACGCGCATCGGCAAGCAGCAGGCGCGTGCCGCTGCGATGCTGCTGCTGACGCTGCGCGGCACACCGACGCTGTATTACGGCGATGAGCTCGGCATGGAGGATGTGCCGATAACGCCCGCGCAGGTGAAGGACCCTGCAGCGAAGAATGATCCTGCAGCGGGACGCGATCCGGAGCGCGCGCCGATGCTGTGGGTGCCTGCGGAGAATGCGGGCTTTACGTTCCCCGACGTGAAGCCGTGGCTGCCGATAGAGCGCGAGTACGAGACGAAGAATGCGGCGGTGTTGTCGCGTGATCCGAAGTCGATCTTCACGCTGTATCGCACGCTGCTGCACTATCGCCGCACGTATGACACGTTGCATGTGGGCGGTCTGAGCGATGTGCGCGCTGAAGGTTCGGTGTTGCGCTACAAGCGCACCACGCCGGTCGATGGCGAGAGCACTGACTTCCAGGTGCTGCTCAACCTCGGCAGCGAGATCGCAACGGTGCAATGCGCGAAGGGCAAGGTGCTGGTGACGACGCTGCTCGATGGTGCGGGTGCCGAGGTGGAGGGCGATGTAACGCTTGAGGCAGGCGAGGGGTTGCTGATCGCGCTGGAGGACTAG